From a single Pseudophryne corroboree isolate aPseCor3 chromosome 6, aPseCor3.hap2, whole genome shotgun sequence genomic region:
- the LOC134934164 gene encoding extracellular calcium-sensing receptor-like — protein sequence MKKISYFSTSSLLSDRTQFPSFFRTVPSDAFQSQGLAEMVNHFGWTWVGLVASDTDYGQEGIKVIKQEIARSGACVAFTEYITSVLSYKNIRDIAKVIKISTAKVVVAFSTDIYLIPLFEEMMAQKVTGKIFVASEAWSVSNVLSVDKYSPLLSGTLGFAYHSSKIPGFQEYLNSINPYQTPGSKWSKIFWEEAFECTFLPQNNFSDTVNEMSICRGDEDLMSIHNLYNDVSSLRTSYNVYTAVYVIAKALDDLRYCKYLDGSLPGGKCTGLWRFKPCQLLHYFRKVRVTLRNKREVFFDENGNPPATYDVVNWQRRPDGSMTQVKVGSYDTVASSGDIFTINSSSLWWEHGAQEVPISTCSESCPTGFRKAARRGKPICCFECVSCPQGEISNQTDSIDCFKCPWDMWPNAQKDRCLEKPIEFLSYDEPLGIILVAISVSSSSIPISIFKLFIHYKSTPIVRANNYTLSCILLVSLSLCFLCSLVFIGYPQPEKCLLRQAAFGMVFTICVSCVLAKTIMVVFAFMATRPGSSLKRWTTPQVSYMIILFCSLLQFLLCVSWIVAAPPFQQNNTETQPGIIVVECNENSRTAFWSMLGFLGLLASISFIVAFLARRLPDSFNEAKFITFSMLAFLTVWVSYIPASLSSQGKYTVAMEIFAILSSSWALVTCMFLPKCFIIVFRPNKNSKENLLGTKKETSIETKQ from the exons ATGAAAAAG ATCAGCTACTTCTCAACCAGCTCCCTTCTGAGTGATAGGACACAATTTCCTTCCTTCTTCAGGACTGTTCCAAGTGATGCTTTCCAGTCCCAGGGGCTAGCAGAAATGGTGAACCATTTTGGATGGACATGGGTAGGTCTTGTTGCTTCTGACACTGATTATGGCCAAGAGGGCATCAAGGTGATTAAACAGGAGATTGCGAGGTCTGGCGCCTGTGTGGCCTTTACAGAATATATAACAAGTGTGCTGTCCTACAAGAACATCCGTGACATTGCTAAGGTCATCAAGATCTCAACTGCTAAAGTTGTGGTAGCTTTCTCTACCGACATCTACCTCATCCCGTTATTCGAAGAGATGATGGCACAAAAAGTAACTGGAAAAATCTTTGTAGCTAGTGAAGCTTGGTCCGTCTCCAATGTACTCTCAGTAGATAAATATTCTCCACTTCTATCTGGCACTCTCGGTTTTGCTTACCACAGCTCAAAGATCCCTGGCTTCCAAGAATATCTCAACAGCATTAATCCATACCAAACCCCTGGCAGTAAGTGGTCCAAGATCTTCTGGGAAGAGGCATTTGAATGCACATTCCTTCCACAAAACAACTTCTCTGACACAGTGAATGAAATGAGCATTTGTAGAGGAGACGAGGACCTAATGAGCATCCATAATCTCTATAATGATGTGTCAAGTCTAAGAACCTCTTATAATGTTTACACGGCTGTATATGTCATTGCAAAGGCTCTTGATGACCTGAGATACTGCAAGTACTTGGATGGTTCTCTTCCTGGTGGGAAATGTACGGGTTTATGGAGATTTAAACCATGTCAG CTACTGCACTATTTTAGGAAAGTACGAGTGACACTGAGGAACAAAAGAGAAGTTTTCTTTGATGAGAATGGGAACCCACCGGCGACGTATGATGTTGTCAACTGGCAGAGGAGACCAGATGGTTCGATGACCCAAGTGAAAGTCGGAAGCTATGACACTGTGGCATCCTCTGGAGATATTTTTACCATCAACTCAAGTTCACTGTGGTGGGAACATGGCGCCCAGGAG GTTCCCATTTCCACTTGTAGTGAGAGCTGTCCCACAGGATTCAGAAAGGCCGCTCGTAGAGGTAAACCTATTTGCTGCTTTGAATGTGTCTCTTGTCCTCAAGGAGAGATCTCTAACCAAACTG ATTCCATAGACTGTTTCAAATGTCCTTGGGATATGTGGCCCAATGCTCAGAAGGACAGATGTTTAGAAAAACCTATTGAGTTTCTGTCTTATGATGAACCATTGGGGATCATTTTGGTGGCTATAAGTGTTTCGTCCTCTTCGATCCCAATATCCATCTTTAAACTTTTCATTCACTACAAGTCTACGCCGATTGTCAGAGCAAATAACTATACGTTGAGCTGTATTCTGTTGGTGTCCTTGTCATTATGCTTCCTATGCTCTTTGGTCTTCATTGGTTACCCTCAGCCTGAGAAGTGTCTCCTGCGTCAGGCAGCATTCGGAATGGTGTTTACCATTTGCGTCTCCTGTGTATTAGCCAAAACCATCATGGTAGTTTTTGCCTTCATGGCCACCAGACCGGGAAGCAGCCTAAAAAGATGGACCACACCTCAAGTGTCCTACATGATCATCCTATTCTGCTCACTCCTACAATTCCTTTTGTGCGTCAGTTGGATTGTTGCTGCCCCTCCTTTTCAACAGAATAACACTGAAACCCAACCTGGAATTATTGTGGTTGAATGTAATGAAAACTCCCGCACTGCTTTCTGGAGTATGTTGGGGTTCCTTGGTCTGTTGGCCTCCATCAGCTTCATTGTTGCCTTCTTGGCCAGAAGACTACCTGATAGCTTTAATGAGGCCAAGTtcatcaccttcagcatgctggcCTTCCTCACTGTCTGGGTGTCCTACATCCCGGCCTCTCTCAGCTCACAGGGAAAGTATACAGTGGCCATGGAGATATTCGCTATCCTGTCATCGAGCTGGGCCCTTGTCACCTGCATGTTTCTGCCTAAGTGTTTTATCATAGTGTTCCGACCTAACAAGAACTCCAAAGAAAATCTCTTGGGTACGAAAAAAGAGACTTCAATAGAAACCAAGCAATAG